One Micropterus dolomieu isolate WLL.071019.BEF.003 ecotype Adirondacks linkage group LG23, ASM2129224v1, whole genome shotgun sequence DNA window includes the following coding sequences:
- the taf1 gene encoding transcription initiation factor TFIID subunit 1 isoform X5, whose product MSDSDSDEDQDRPFSLTGFLFGNINEDGQLEDDSVLDNESKKHLAGLGNLGLGSLITEITANSEDDQDENRDSGNVDAEGWVKSTEDAVDYSDISEVAEDETKKYRQAMGSLQPSRKTDDEDDYDADCEDIDSKLMPPPPPPSLPTSAKKEEPSSQSPNVGEDGDGIILPSIIAPSSTADKVDFSSSSDSESETDRPCQGLGAGGPPDSLNLPLAGIMQKDAAKALPGVTELFPEFRPGKVLRFLRLFGPGKNMPSVWRSARRKKKRKHRDPLPGTPPPEGEPIEQSQEKKSGWIYEYALAPPPEQCLSDDEITMMAPVESKFSQTCGDGDKEAESRPKVAEWRYGPAQLWYDMLGVSEDGSNFNYGFKLKEEQSSEPQKQHTPKERTETVHEFLKRDDNDDDDDDEDEDKDRQALENELFLMVTQLQWEDDIIWNGEEVKHKGTKTQRASLAGWLPSSMTRNANAYNAQQGLTRSNSLLVPPTPPPMPKASSISGSKREKNNHDNQTFHEEDSPWFSIFPIDNEELVYGRWEDNIIWDDQEMDHMLMPPVLTLDPNDENIILEMPNEKEEMTSHSPSKENKKETAIKKSRILLGKTGVIKDEPQQNMSQPEVKDPWNLSNDEFYYPKQQGLRGTFGGNIIQHSIPALELRQPFFPTHMGPMKLRQFHRPTLKKYSFGALAQPGPHPVQPLLKHIKKKAKMREQERQASGGGDMFFMRTPQDLTGKDGDLILAEYSEEYPPLIMQVGMATKIKNYYKRKPGKDPGAPDCKYGETVYCHTSPFLGSLHPGQLLQAFENNLFRAPIYVHKMPETDFLVLRTRHGYYIRELVDIIVVGQECPLYEVPGPNSKRANTHIRDFLQVFIYRLFWKSKDRPRRIRMEDIKKAFPSHSESSIRKRLKLCADFKRTDRNLSRDRAFYTYYGFYTRGMDSNWWVLKPDFRLPTEEEIRAMVSPEQCCAYYSMLVAEQRLKDAGYGEKSFFAPDEENEEDFQMKIDDEVRTAPWNTTRAFISAMKGKCLLEVTGVADPTGCGEGFSYVKVPNKPTQQKDDKEPQPAKKTVTGTDADLRRLSLKNAKQLLRKFGVPEEEIKKLSRWEVIDVVRTMSTEQARSGEGPMSKFARGSRFSVAEHQERYKEECQRIFDLQNKVLESTEVLSTDTDSSSAEDSDFEEMGKNIENMLQNKKTSSQLSREREEQERKELQRMLMGEESDRDNKGRKERRKGLSSSLSTSSHKDDDTSSVTSLNSSATGRRLKIYRTFKDEDGKEYVRCETVRKAAVIDAYTRIRQTKDEEFIRKFAVFDEQHREEMRKERRRIQEQLRRLKRNQEKDKIKGPPEKKAKKVKERPDLKVKLKCGACGAIGHMRTNKFCPLYYQTNAPPSNPVAMTEEQEEELEKTVIHNDNEELIKVEGTKIVLGKQLIESADEVRRKSLVLKFPKQQLPPKKKRRVGSAVHCDYLNKPHKAIHRRRTDPMVTLSSVLESIINDMRDHPNTYPFHTPVNAKVVKDYYKIITRPMDLQTLRENVRKRMYPSREEFREAVEVIVKNSATYNGAKHPITQVAQSMLDLCDAKLKEKEDRLVRLEKAINPLLDDDDQVAFSFILDNIVTQKMMVVPDSWPFHHPVNKKFVPDYYKVIINPMDLESIRKNISKHKYQNRDAFLSDVSLIHANSITYNGQDSPYTKTALDIINVCKQTLAEYDEHLTQLEKDISTAKEAALDAADLECLDPMTPGPYTPQAEDADGDLEDEDDDEEMLLPPRRRLHNPEEEEEEEEDGRSHRPAQASVLYQDLLMSDGEDDASEEEGDNPFSSIQLSESGSDSDREIDVRPAPPRRAQETARMGMEQEESMMSYEGDMPDEPHMEDSNVSYGSYEESRSQMQPSSMGNGEDYGISEEEEEDEEDEARRRGPAVLSQVQLSEDEESEEFRSIGGDSDMDSDN is encoded by the exons ATGTCGGACTCTGACAGTGATGAAGACCAAGATCGTCCTTTCTCTCTAACTGGCTTCCTTTTTGGAAACATCAATGAAGATGGACAGCTAGAGGATGACAGTGTTCTGGACAAT GAGTCCAAAAAGCATTTGGCTGGTTTGGGTAATCTGGGTCTAGGCTCACTCATTACAGAGATCACTGCAAATTCAGAAGATgatcaagatgaaaacagagACTCTGGAAATGTGGATGCTGAAG GTTGGGTGAAAAGCACTGAAGATGCAGTTGATTATTCTGACATCAGTGAGGTTGCTGAGGATGAGACAAAGAAGTACCGTCAGGCCATGGGGTCTTTGCAGCCCAGCAGGAAAACAG ATGATGAGGATGATTATGATGCCGACTGTGAGGATATTGATTCTAAGCTCATGCCTCCTCCGCCCCCACCAAGTCTTCCTACGTCTGCTAAGAAAGAGGAACCCTCCTCCCAGAGCCCAAATG TTGGGGAAGATGGTGACGGCATCATCCTGCCCTCCATCATCGCACCATCCTCTACGGCTGATAAGGTTGACTTCAGCAGTTCCTCAGACTCTGAGTCAGAAACTGACCGTCCCTGTCAGGGCTTGGGGGCTGGGGGCCCCCCAGATAGTCTCAACCTCCCTCTTGCTGGCATCATGCAGAAGGATGCTGCCAAAGCTCTGCCAGGTGTCACAGAGCTTTTTCCAGAGTTTAGGCCTGGAAAG GTGCTTAGGTTCTTACGCCTGTTTGGTCCTGGAAAGAATATGCCATCAGTTTGGAGGAGTGCCCGCAGGAAGAAGAAGCGGAAGCACCGAGACCCTCTACCTGGAACACCTCCACCAGAAGGAGAGCCCATAGAGCAGAGCCAGGAGAAGAAGTCTGGATGGATTTACGAGTACGCACTCGCTCCACCCCCAGAGCAGTGTCTCTCTGATGATGAG ATAACCATGATGGCTCCAGTAGAATCTAAGTTCTCACAAACTTGTGGTGATGGGGACAAGGAGGCAGAGTCTCGACCTAAAGTAGCAGAATGGAGATATGGTCCAGCCCAGCTCTGGTACGACATGCTAGGCGTCTCTGAGGACGGAAGCAACTTTAACTACGGGttcaagctaaaagaagagCAGTCCAGTGAGCCTCAGAAGCAGCACACGCCTAAAGAAAGAACAGAGACTGTACATGAG TTTCTGAAGCGGGACGAtaatgacgatgatgatgatgatgaagatgaagataaGGACAGACAAGCCCTCGAGAATGAGCTCTTCCTGATGGTCACTCAGCTGCAATGGGAGGACGATATTATCTGGAATGGGGAGGAAGTAAAACACAAGGGCACCAAGACTCAGCGAGCCAGTCTGGCGGGATGGCTGCCTTCTAGCATGACCCGCAATGCCAATGCTTATAACGCACAGCAGG GTCTGACAAGAAGTAATTCCCTGTTGGTGCCACCTACGCCTCCACCCATGCCCAAAGCTTCTTCAATCTCTGGCTCTAAGcgggaaaaaaacaaccatgACAATCAGA CCTTTCACGAAGAAGACTCTCCCTGGTTCTCCATTTTCCCCATTGACAACGAGGAGTTGGTGTATGGACGCTGGGAAGATAACATTATCTGGGATGACCAGGAGATGGATCACATGCTCATGCCACCTGTTCTCACACTGGATCCCAATGATGAAAATATCATCCTAG AAATGCCTAATGAAAAGGAGGAGATGACATCCCACTCCCCATCAAAAGAGAATAAGAAGGAAACGGCAATCAAAAAGAGCCGCATCCTGCTGGGGAAGACTGGGGTGATAAAAGATGAGCCACAGCAG AACATGTCCCAGCCTGAAGTGAAGGACCCCTGGAACCTCTCCAATGATGAGTTCTACTATCCCAAACAGCAGGGCCTGAGGGGGACCTTCGGTGGCAACATCATTCAG CACTCCATCCCAGCACTGGAGCTGAGGCAGCCCTTCTTCCCTACTCACATGGGGCCTATGAAGCTGCGCCAGTTTCATCGACCGACGCTGAAGAAGTACTCATTTGGAGCTTTGGCTCAGCCAGGTCCTCATCCCGTCCAGCCACTGCTCAAACACATTAAGAAGAAAGCCAAG ATGAGAGAGCAGGAGCGGCAGGCATCAGGCGGAGGAGACATGTTCTTCATGCGAACCCCACAGGACTTGACAGGCAAAGATGGAGACCTGATCCTGGCAGAGTACAGTGAAGAATACCCCCCTCTCATCATGCAAGTCGGCATGGCCACTAAGATCAAAAACTACTACAAAAGG AAACCTGGAAAGGATCCTGGAGCACCCGACTGTAAATATGGAGAGACTGTGTACTGCCACACATCCCCTTTCCTGGGTTCTCTGCATCCCGGACAGCTGCTCCAG gCATTTGAAAACAACCTTTTCCGTGCTCCGATCTACGTGCACAAGATGCCAGAGACTGATTTCTTAGTTCTACGAACGCGACACGGCTACTACATTAGAGAACTTGTGGACATTATTGTAGTCGGTCAGGAGTGCCCCTTGTATGAGGTTCCAGGGCCCAACTCCAAAAGAGCCAATACTCACATCCGAGACTTCCTACAG GTGTTTATTTACCGCTTGTTCTGGAAAAGCAAGGATCGGCCCCGGAGAATTCGCATGGAGGATATAAAGAAAGCTTTTCCCTCACACTCAGAAAGCAGCATCAGGAAACGACTAAAACTCTGTGCTGACTTCAAACGTACAG ACAGGAATCTGAGCAGGGACAGAGCTTTTTACACCTACTATGGATTTTACACTAGAG GGATGGACTCTAACTGGTGGGTGCTAAAGCCTGACTTCAGATTGCCTACAGAGGAGGAGATCAGGGCCATGGTGTCTCCAGAGCAGTGTTGTGCTTACTATAGCATGCTGGTGGCAGAGCAGAGACTCAAG GATGCTGGATATGGTGAGAAATCCTTCTTTGCTCCAGACGAGGAGAATGAAGAGGACTTTCAAATGAAGATTGATGATGAG GTGCGGACAGCTCCTTGGAACACAACAAGAGCCTTCATTTCTGCCATGAAGGGGAAATGTTTGTTGGAGGTTACAGGTGTGGCTGATCCAACAGGCTGTGGAGAGGGTTTCTCCTACGTCAAAGTTCCCAACAAGCCCACTCAACAGAAG GATGACAAAGAGCCACAACCTGCTAAGAAGACAGTGACAGGGACAGACGCTGACCTGAGGAGACTCTCGCTGAAGAATGCGAAGCAGCTGCTGCGCAAGTTTGGTGTTCCAGAGGAAGAG ATCAAGAAGCTCTCGCGCTGGGAGGTGATTGACGTGGTGAGAACCATGTCCACAGAGCAGGCACGTTCAGGCGAGGGACCCATGAGCAAGTTTGCGAGAGGCTCTCGTTTCTCAGTTGCTGAACATCAGGAGCGTTACAAGGAAGAGTGCCAAAGGATCTTTGACCTACAGAACAA AGTGTTAGAGTCGACAGAGGTGCTCTCCACGGACACAGACAGCAGCTCAGCAGAGGACAGTGACTTTGAGGAGATGGGGAAGAACATCGAGAACATGCTGCAGAACAAGAAGACCAGCTCCCAGCTTTCCCGTGAGAgggaggagcaggagaggaaagagCTGCAGAGAATGCTGATGGGCGAGGAGAGCGATCGTGACAACAAGGGACGCAAGGAGCGGCGCAAAggcctgt CCAGCTCCTTATCGACCAGCTCCCACAAGGACGATGACACGTCCTCTGTCACCAGCCTAAACTCCTCAGCCACAGGACGGCGACTCAAGATCTATCGCACCTTCAAGGATGAGGATGGAAAGGAATATGTCCGCTGTGAGACAGTTCGCAAGGCTGCAGTCATCGACGCCTACACCAGGATCAGACAAACCAAGGATGAAGAATTCAT ACGAAAGTTTGCCGTTTTCGATGAGCAGCACCGAGAAGAGATGAGGAAGGAGCGCCGGCGTATTCAGGAGCAGCTAAGGAGGCTGAAGAGAAACCAAGAGAAAGACAAGATCAAGGGACCTCCAGAGAAGAAGGCCAAGAAGGTCAAAGAGAGACCAGACCTCAAGGTAAAA CTAAAGTGCGGTGCATGTGGAGCCATCGGACACATGAGGACAAACAAGTTCTGCCCGCTGTACTACCAGACCAACGCTCCACCTTCTAACCCAGTGGCCATgacagaggagcaggaggaggagctggaaaagACCGTCATCCACAATGACAACGAGGAACTGATCAAAGTGGAGGGTACCAAGATTGTGCTGGGCAAACAGCTCATTGAGAG TGCTGATGAGGTGCGCAGAAAGTCTTTAGTGCTCAAGTTCCCTAAGCAACAGCTCCCACCAAAGAAGAAGAGACGTGTGGGCAGCGCTGTGCACTGTGACTACCTCAAT AAGCCACACAAGGCCATCCACCGCAGACGCACTGACCCCATGGTGACTTTGTCTTCTGTGCTAGAGAGCATCATCAATGACATGCGGGATCACCCCAAC ACGTATCCATTCCACACACCAGTCAATGCCAAGGTTGTGAAGGACTACTATAAGATCATCACACGGCCCATGGACCTGCAGACGCTGCGGGAGAATGTACGCAAGCGAATGTATCCCTCAAGGGAGGAGTTCCGTGAAGCAGTTGAAGTTATCGTCAAAAACAGTGCCACCTACAATG GGGCAAAACATCCAATAACACAGGTAGCACAATCCATGCTGGACCTATGCGATGCTAAACTGAAAGAG AAGGAGGACAGGCTGGTCAGGCTGGAGAAAGCCATCAATCCGTTGCTGGATGATGATGATCAGGTGGCCTTCTCCTTCATCCTGGACAACATTGTTACCCAGAAAATGATGGTGGTTCCCGAT TCATGGCCGTTTCACCATCCTGTCAACAAAAAGTTTGTGCCTGATTATTATAAAGTGATCATAAACCCCATGGATCTGGAGAGCATCCGTAAG AACATCTCCAAACACAAATACCAAAACCGTGATGCGTTCCTCTCAGATGTCAGTCTCATCCACGCCAACAGTATCACGTACAATG GGCAAGATAGTCCATACACCAAGACAGCCCTGGACATTATCAATGTGTGCAAGCAAACCTTGGCAGAG TATGATGAACACTTGACCCAGTTGGAGAAGGACATCTCTACTGCTAAAGAGGCAGCTCTGGATGCAGCGGACTTGGAGTGTCTGGACCCAATGACGCCAGGGCCATACACACCGCAG GCAGAGGACGCAGACGGAGATCTAGAGGACGAAGATGATGACGAGGAGATGCTGCTGCCACCTCGCAGACGGTTGCACAACccggaggaagaggaggaggaagaagaggacgGAAGGTCTCACCGACCAGCCCAAGCCAGTGTGCTGTACCAGGACCTGCTCATGTCTGACGGAGAGGATGATGCCAGCGAAGAGGAGGGCGACAACCCTTTCTCCT CCATACAGCTGTCGGAGAGTGGAAGCGACTCTGACAGAGAGATAGATGTGCGACCAGCACCTCCACGGAGAGCTCAAGAGACGGCGCGCATGGGcatggagcaggaggagagcaTGATGTCATATGAAGGGGACATGCCTGATGAGCCTCACATGGAAGACAGCAATGTCAG TTACGGCAGCTATGAGGAGAGCCGAAGTCAGATGCAGCCCTCTAGCATGGGAAACGGAGAAGACTACGGCATcagcgaggaggaggaagaagatgaggaagatgaAGCACGGAGGAGAGGCCCAGCCGTGCTCTCCCAGGTCCAGCTTAGTGAAGACGAGGAGAGCGAAGAGTTCAGATCCATAGGAGGAGACAGCGACATGGACTCTGACAACTAG